In a single window of the Natronoarchaeum mannanilyticum genome:
- a CDS encoding HalOD1 output domain-containing protein has protein sequence MYYHRTGSVTDQYWRDPVPMRNTDYHDGRDERRSDAHRFEWSDDAALSITVIEAVASVSGRDPIDIEPLNRYVDPDALDEIFDRGDAATSARGRISFPLEEYLVVVYSDGDILVYPPE, from the coding sequence ATGTATTACCATAGGACAGGGAGCGTTACCGACCAGTATTGGCGTGACCCAGTCCCCATGAGAAATACAGACTATCACGACGGCCGCGACGAGCGTCGATCCGACGCGCACCGCTTCGAGTGGTCCGACGACGCCGCCCTCAGCATCACCGTCATCGAGGCCGTCGCGTCAGTTTCGGGGCGCGACCCGATCGATATCGAGCCTCTGAACAGGTACGTTGATCCGGACGCACTCGATGAGATCTTCGATCGTGGCGACGCCGCGACGTCGGCGCGCGGCCGGATCTCGTTCCCGCTCGAGGAGTATCTCGTGGTGGTTTACAGCGACGGCGATATTCTGGTGTATCCGCCGGAATAA
- a CDS encoding Cdc6/Cdc18 family protein — translation MSYRRTTSPFEDADVLEEDYQPDEILGRDEELEHLRTVFQPIIDAEPPRNAFLYGLSGLGKTASTKYEISELTDSVANYDDISLETIWLNCNDCSSSYQVAITLANQLLPARDQLPRSGLPKSQVYETLFEALDAIGDGDTDVRDYVIIVLDEVDNIGSQDRILYQIPRARANGRLENVWPALIGISNDLSFKEGLSSKVTSSLCEHEITFSSYNATELQEILLHRSQRAFKEGTIKDGVIELTAAYGAQEGGDARYALDLLRRGGQLAKDEEEVRLEHIERAREELERDRMLEAIESMDKHEHMTIAALVTLHLQNETPVGRKELYPVYRQYAEEIIGEVNASRRVHDYLSNMHMLGLIKRAEVQEGIGEETRFEYSLDSLSTEMAVQALERLDVPGHPETNRTIPSKLQQLLGD, via the coding sequence ATGTCGTACCGGCGTACAACATCGCCATTTGAGGATGCAGATGTACTAGAAGAGGACTATCAACCAGACGAGATTCTCGGTCGCGATGAGGAACTTGAACACCTCCGTACCGTGTTCCAGCCGATCATCGATGCGGAACCACCCCGAAACGCCTTCCTCTACGGACTCAGCGGACTCGGTAAGACGGCGTCGACGAAATACGAGATCAGCGAGCTCACCGACTCTGTCGCGAACTACGACGATATTTCGCTCGAAACGATCTGGTTGAACTGCAACGACTGTTCCTCCTCGTATCAAGTCGCGATCACCCTCGCGAATCAATTGTTGCCCGCACGTGATCAGTTACCGAGATCGGGTCTTCCGAAGAGCCAGGTGTACGAAACGCTGTTCGAGGCGTTAGACGCGATTGGAGACGGTGACACTGACGTTCGGGATTACGTGATTATTGTTCTCGACGAGGTCGACAACATCGGTTCACAAGACCGGATTCTTTACCAGATCCCCCGCGCACGGGCGAACGGTCGTCTCGAAAATGTCTGGCCCGCTCTGATCGGTATCAGTAACGATCTCAGTTTTAAAGAAGGCCTCTCCTCGAAAGTGACCTCTTCTCTCTGCGAGCACGAGATCACGTTTAGCAGCTACAACGCGACGGAGTTGCAGGAAATTCTCCTGCACCGAAGTCAGCGGGCATTCAAAGAGGGAACCATCAAAGACGGTGTCATCGAGCTTACGGCGGCGTACGGCGCTCAAGAAGGCGGTGACGCCAGATATGCGCTAGATCTGCTACGGCGAGGAGGGCAACTTGCCAAAGACGAAGAGGAAGTACGACTCGAACATATCGAACGGGCACGCGAAGAGCTCGAACGGGATCGGATGCTAGAGGCGATCGAGTCCATGGACAAGCACGAGCATATGACGATCGCGGCGCTGGTGACCTTACACCTCCAGAACGAGACGCCAGTCGGACGAAAGGAGTTGTATCCGGTGTACAGACAGTACGCCGAAGAGATCATCGGAGAGGTGAATGCGAGTCGCCGAGTTCACGATTATCTCTCGAATATGCACATGCTAGGACTGATCAAACGAGCAGAAGTCCAAGAGGGGATCGGAGAAGAAACCCGATTCGAGTACTCACTCGATTCGCTGTCTACAGAAATGGCCGTCCAAGCTCTTGAACGGCTTGACGTCCCCGGTCATCCGGAAACGAATAGAACAATCCCGAGCAAACTCCAGCAACTCCTCGGGGACTGA
- a CDS encoding transcription initiation factor IIB yields MNTYSRSKQHTDEEEGESREGSTCSECNSGTLVHNSDRHELVCDECGLVVEDESIDYGPEWRAFNHSERQERSRVGAPTTELMHDQGLTTKIDWRDKDAHGRTIRPEQRSRMRRLRKWQQRIRTGDAGERNLKQALSEISRMSSALGVPHSVREVASVIYQKALDADLIRGRSIEGVATAALYAACRQEEIPRSLDEVAEVSRVERKEIGRTYRHISQQLNLVMEPVDPKQYLPRFCSQLEIDSEVRQLAKEIVDVTVDSGLHSGKSPTGCAAAAIYLAAQRCDQELTQREVADVAQVTVVTIRNRYQEQVQAMDDQ; encoded by the coding sequence ATGAACACATACAGCCGATCGAAGCAACACACGGACGAAGAAGAGGGAGAGTCCCGCGAAGGGTCGACGTGCTCCGAGTGTAACTCGGGGACGCTCGTCCACAACTCCGACCGGCACGAACTCGTCTGCGACGAGTGCGGCCTGGTCGTCGAGGACGAGTCGATCGACTACGGGCCGGAGTGGCGCGCGTTCAACCACTCCGAGCGCCAGGAGCGCTCGCGCGTGGGGGCGCCGACGACGGAGCTGATGCACGACCAGGGGCTGACGACCAAGATCGACTGGCGGGACAAGGACGCCCACGGGCGGACGATCCGCCCCGAACAGCGCAGCCGGATGCGGCGGCTGCGAAAGTGGCAACAGCGCATCCGAACGGGCGACGCCGGCGAACGCAACCTCAAGCAGGCGCTCTCGGAAATTTCGCGGATGTCGAGCGCGCTGGGCGTCCCTCACTCGGTGCGAGAGGTCGCCAGCGTCATCTACCAGAAGGCGCTGGACGCCGACCTGATCCGCGGCCGGTCGATCGAGGGCGTCGCGACCGCGGCGCTGTACGCCGCCTGCCGCCAGGAGGAGATCCCGCGCAGCCTCGACGAGGTCGCGGAGGTCTCTCGGGTCGAGCGCAAGGAGATCGGCCGCACGTACCGGCACATCTCCCAGCAGCTGAACCTCGTGATGGAGCCGGTCGACCCCAAGCAGTACCTGCCGCGCTTCTGCTCGCAGCTCGAGATCGACTCGGAGGTCCGCCAGCTCGCCAAGGAGATCGTCGACGTGACCGTCGACAGCGGCCTCCACTCGGGCAAGTCGCCGACGGGCTGTGCGGCCGCGGCGATCTACCTGGCCGCCCAGCGCTGCGACCAAGAGCTCACCCAGCGCGAGGTCGCCGACGTCGCGCAGGTGACCGTCGTCACGATTCGAAATCGCTACCAGGAGCAGGTCCAGGCGATGGACGACCAGTAA
- a CDS encoding NAD-dependent epimerase/dehydratase family protein, whose amino-acid sequence MAKRHGGRRRGVGGAPELSGRTVLVTGGAGFVGSHLVEALAGDNEVRVLDDLSGGKAEHVPPGVELIEGDVRDPDVLGWAMSDVDVVFHEAGLVSVDRSVEAPAESHETNVAATVELLDRAREEDARVVLASSCAIYGEPESVPVAETDAKTPTSPYAVDKLAIDHYARTHDDLYDLDAVALRYFNIYGPRQAGGDYSGVVKAFFEQARAGEPITVHGDGEQTRDFVHVSDVVRANLAAATTDETGRAFNVGTGQSTSIRRLAEAIRDAVGSDSEIVHTDPRAADVRHSRADVARAREELGFEATVSLEDGLTTLVE is encoded by the coding sequence ATGGCCAAGCGACACGGCGGGCGACGCCGCGGCGTCGGCGGCGCCCCGGAGCTGTCCGGGCGAACTGTTCTGGTGACCGGCGGCGCGGGGTTCGTCGGCAGCCACCTGGTCGAGGCGCTCGCCGGCGACAACGAGGTCCGGGTGCTCGATGACCTCTCGGGTGGGAAGGCCGAGCACGTCCCGCCGGGCGTCGAGCTGATCGAGGGCGACGTCCGCGACCCGGACGTGCTCGGGTGGGCGATGTCGGACGTCGACGTCGTCTTCCACGAGGCCGGACTTGTCAGCGTCGACCGCTCGGTCGAGGCACCCGCCGAGAGCCACGAGACCAACGTCGCGGCGACCGTGGAGCTGCTCGACCGGGCGCGCGAGGAGGACGCCCGAGTCGTGCTGGCGTCCAGCTGCGCGATCTACGGCGAGCCCGAGTCGGTGCCGGTCGCCGAGACCGACGCCAAGACGCCCACCTCGCCGTACGCCGTCGACAAGCTGGCGATCGACCACTACGCCCGCACCCACGACGACCTGTACGACCTCGACGCCGTCGCGCTCCGGTACTTCAATATCTACGGCCCCAGGCAGGCCGGCGGCGACTACAGCGGCGTCGTCAAGGCCTTCTTCGAGCAGGCCCGCGCCGGCGAGCCGATCACGGTCCACGGCGACGGCGAGCAGACGCGCGACTTCGTCCACGTCTCCGACGTCGTGCGGGCGAACCTCGCGGCCGCCACGACCGACGAGACGGGTCGGGCGTTCAACGTCGGCACCGGGCAGAGCACGTCGATCCGCCGGCTCGCCGAGGCGATCCGCGACGCGGTCGGCTCGGACTCAGAGATCGTCCACACCGACCCTCGAGCCGCCGACGTGCGCCACAGCCGAGCGGACGTGGCTCGCGCGCGCGAAGAACTGGGATTCGAGGCGACCGTCTCGCTGGAGGACGGGCTGACGACGCTGGTGGAGTAG
- a CDS encoding DUF7344 domain-containing protein, which translates to MSEEYGSRGEQGDAERDDGPIEFDRLFSCLSTARRRYALYCIVETPATALSTTELVNELAALERRVSDEIPPRDEIELSLRHTHLPKLSSAGVIDYDPERSVVSYCGGRRADRWLARTMDAELDRPMD; encoded by the coding sequence ATGTCGGAGGAATACGGATCTAGGGGAGAACAGGGGGATGCCGAACGCGACGACGGGCCGATCGAGTTCGACCGGTTGTTCTCGTGTCTCTCGACGGCGCGGCGTCGATACGCGCTGTACTGCATCGTCGAAACGCCGGCGACGGCGCTCTCGACAACCGAACTGGTCAACGAGCTGGCCGCACTCGAGAGGCGGGTGTCAGACGAGATCCCGCCCCGCGACGAGATCGAACTGTCACTTCGGCACACTCACTTACCGAAACTCTCGTCGGCCGGCGTAATCGACTACGACCCCGAAAGATCGGTCGTCAGTTACTGCGGCGGCCGACGAGCCGATCGCTGGCTCGCCCGGACGATGGACGCCGAACTCGATCGACCGATGGACTGA
- a CDS encoding ParA family protein: MDRTNAVSVALQKGGVGKTTIAINLAERLAARGDDVLLVDLDQQGNATEGVGLADAYEADVHLGHVLDDDDPTTPGDVIRPAAGETEFDVLPGHKDLDTVADTIRNTRFAELWVRRRIVEPLVEDGYDRVVIDSPPNLGPLSDASLIATQNVIVPLQMAEPSVSGFERMYTQQIVPIDREVGIDIAAIVPNKLSGDNEEKRIIGDLEDSEFGEYLPEFARSDQFGVSPGPGIRERISFRRAWREGVPLATYDPDSDMLDRLDELAAVVQDGGVTDA, encoded by the coding sequence ATGGACCGAACGAACGCAGTCAGCGTGGCGCTACAGAAAGGCGGCGTCGGAAAGACGACGATCGCGATCAACCTCGCCGAGCGACTCGCCGCCCGCGGCGACGACGTACTGCTGGTCGACCTCGACCAGCAGGGGAACGCGACCGAGGGCGTCGGACTGGCCGACGCCTACGAGGCCGACGTCCACCTCGGGCACGTGCTCGACGACGACGATCCGACGACGCCGGGCGATGTGATCCGCCCGGCCGCCGGCGAGACGGAGTTCGACGTGCTACCGGGGCACAAGGACCTCGACACCGTCGCTGACACGATCCGCAACACCCGCTTCGCGGAGCTGTGGGTCCGTCGGCGGATCGTCGAACCGCTCGTCGAGGACGGGTACGACCGCGTCGTGATCGACTCGCCGCCGAACCTCGGGCCGCTGTCGGACGCCTCGCTGATCGCCACCCAGAACGTGATCGTTCCGCTGCAGATGGCCGAGCCCAGCGTGTCAGGGTTCGAGCGCATGTACACCCAGCAGATCGTCCCTATCGACCGCGAGGTCGGGATCGACATCGCGGCGATCGTCCCGAACAAGCTCTCGGGCGACAACGAGGAAAAGCGCATCATCGGCGACCTCGAGGACTCGGAGTTCGGCGAATATCTCCCCGAGTTCGCCCGGTCGGACCAGTTCGGCGTCTCGCCGGGACCGGGTATCCGCGAGCGCATCTCGTTCCGCCGCGCCTGGCGCGAGGGCGTCCCGCTCGCCACCTACGACCCCGACAGCGACATGCTCGATCGGCTCGACGAGCTCGCCGCGGTCGTCCAGGACGGAGGTGTCACCGATGCCTGA
- the glmS gene encoding glutamine--fructose-6-phosphate transaminase (isomerizing), translated as MCGITARIGRGDAVDELLTGLENLEYRGYDSAGVAIKNGHGLAVHKREGKIDQLKSRVEQSPPEGSMGIGHTRWSTHGPPTDANAHPHTDCTGSIAVVHNGIIENHEALKADLRERGHRFESDTDTEVIPHLLEEHVDRGLELDVAFRRMAEQLQGSYAIAAMTDEADAVYATRQGSPLVLGIDDDCHYLASDVPAFLEFTDRVVYLEDGDVVTVTDEGYEIVDSQGDPLDREVRTVDWVAEDAEKGRYDHFMRKEISEQPTALAQTIEGRIDASEEGEPIVTDGSEAASRGDSVSTPGADGVSLEEFPPGTFADVSAIQFVACGTSYHAALYGQQLLARRGVSAQTFRAGEYAMSPAPVDDDTLVIGVTQSGETADTLESLRRAAEGGARTLALTNVVGSTAARECDDAMFIRAGPEIGVAATKTFSSQVASLGLLAERLARDVADSESEDSRQLLAELSTLPETVQRVLDETQAMEVVDRYRAMDSYFFIGRGVAHPVAMEGALKFKEITYEHAEGFAAGQLKHGPLALVTPNTPVFAVFTGRHTDKTLSNVREVQARGAPVIGVVSEDNREVIDTVDAALTIPEAHPDVAAVLANVQLQLVAYHVADYLDRPIDKPRNLAKSVTVE; from the coding sequence ATGTGCGGCATCACCGCCCGGATCGGGCGCGGCGACGCCGTCGACGAACTGCTGACCGGCCTCGAGAACCTGGAGTACCGGGGGTACGACTCCGCCGGCGTGGCGATCAAGAACGGCCACGGCCTCGCCGTCCACAAGCGCGAGGGGAAGATCGACCAGCTCAAGAGCCGCGTCGAGCAGTCGCCCCCCGAGGGGTCGATGGGGATCGGCCACACCCGCTGGAGCACCCACGGGCCGCCGACCGACGCCAACGCCCACCCCCACACCGACTGCACCGGGTCGATCGCGGTCGTCCACAACGGCATCATCGAGAACCACGAGGCGCTGAAGGCCGACCTCCGCGAGCGCGGCCACCGGTTCGAGAGCGACACCGACACCGAGGTGATCCCGCACCTGCTCGAGGAGCACGTCGACCGCGGGCTCGAACTCGACGTCGCCTTCCGCCGGATGGCCGAGCAGCTCCAGGGGAGCTACGCCATCGCGGCGATGACCGACGAGGCCGACGCCGTCTACGCGACCCGGCAGGGCTCGCCGCTCGTGCTGGGGATCGACGACGACTGCCACTACCTGGCCAGCGACGTCCCCGCGTTCCTGGAGTTCACCGATCGGGTCGTCTACCTCGAGGACGGCGACGTCGTGACCGTCACCGACGAGGGGTACGAAATCGTCGACAGTCAGGGCGACCCGCTGGACCGCGAGGTCCGGACGGTCGACTGGGTCGCCGAAGACGCCGAGAAGGGACGGTACGACCACTTCATGCGCAAGGAGATCAGCGAGCAGCCCACCGCGCTCGCCCAGACGATCGAGGGGCGGATCGACGCGAGCGAGGAGGGCGAACCGATCGTCACCGACGGTAGCGAGGCGGCCTCGAGAGGTGACAGCGTCTCCACCCCCGGTGCCGACGGCGTCAGCCTGGAGGAGTTCCCGCCGGGGACGTTCGCGGACGTCTCGGCGATCCAGTTCGTCGCCTGTGGCACGAGCTACCACGCCGCGCTGTACGGCCAGCAGCTGCTCGCTCGGCGCGGCGTCAGCGCCCAGACGTTCCGCGCCGGCGAGTACGCCATGTCGCCGGCGCCCGTCGACGACGACACGCTGGTGATCGGCGTCACCCAGAGCGGCGAGACAGCAGACACCCTCGAATCGCTGCGCCGGGCCGCCGAAGGCGGTGCCCGCACGCTCGCGCTGACCAACGTCGTCGGCTCGACGGCCGCCCGCGAGTGCGACGACGCGATGTTCATCCGTGCCGGGCCCGAGATCGGCGTCGCCGCGACGAAGACGTTCTCCTCGCAGGTCGCCTCGCTGGGGCTGCTGGCCGAGCGGCTCGCCCGCGACGTGGCCGACTCCGAGAGCGAGGACAGCCGACAGCTGCTCGCGGAACTGTCGACCCTTCCCGAGACGGTCCAGCGCGTGTTAGACGAGACGCAAGCGATGGAGGTCGTCGACCGCTACCGGGCGATGGATTCGTATTTCTTCATCGGCCGGGGCGTCGCCCACCCGGTCGCGATGGAGGGCGCGCTGAAGTTCAAGGAGATCACCTACGAGCACGCCGAGGGCTTCGCCGCCGGGCAGCTCAAGCACGGCCCGCTCGCGCTCGTGACGCCGAACACGCCCGTGTTCGCGGTGTTCACCGGTCGGCATACCGACAAAACGCTGAGCAATGTCCGGGAGGTCCAAGCCCGCGGCGCGCCCGTGATCGGCGTCGTCAGCGAGGACAACCGGGAAGTGATCGACACCGTCGACGCCGCGCTGACGATCCCCGAAGCCCATCCCGACGTCGCCGCCGTGCTCGCGAACGTCCAGCTCCAGCTGGTCGCGTACCACGTCGCCGACTACCTGGATCGCCCGATCGACAAACCGCGCAACCTCGCCAAGAGCGTCACCGTGGAGTGA
- a CDS encoding DUF7344 domain-containing protein, with translation MTSSDMDVPEAERTNDEGEVESEEEPAEAEQSVEPEPLPLDIVFEILKNKRRRLVLRYVRREENGTVDLGELAEHVAALENDKSVSALTSGERKRVYVGLYQCHLPKMDDAGIVEFDRNRGTIELGENADQLDEYLDNQSEEETVWPRYYLSITLIGGGLFLIGQAGLFPADWVQTVIVLAMLVALAGCAVLQSRED, from the coding sequence ATGACCAGCAGTGACATGGACGTTCCGGAGGCGGAACGTACGAACGACGAGGGCGAAGTCGAATCCGAGGAGGAGCCGGCCGAGGCGGAGCAGTCCGTCGAACCGGAGCCGCTCCCGCTCGATATCGTCTTCGAGATACTGAAGAACAAACGCCGGCGCCTGGTGCTTCGGTACGTCAGGCGCGAGGAGAACGGCACCGTCGATCTGGGCGAGCTCGCCGAACACGTGGCTGCCCTCGAGAACGACAAGTCGGTGTCGGCGCTGACGTCGGGGGAGCGAAAACGGGTGTACGTCGGGCTCTACCAGTGCCATCTGCCGAAGATGGACGACGCCGGCATCGTCGAGTTCGATCGCAACCGGGGGACGATCGAGCTCGGCGAGAACGCCGACCAGCTCGACGAGTATCTAGACAACCAGTCCGAAGAGGAGACGGTCTGGCCCCGCTACTACCTGAGCATCACGCTGATCGGCGGCGGGCTGTTCCTGATCGGCCAGGCCGGACTGTTCCCGGCCGACTGGGTCCAGACGGTCATCGTCCTCGCGATGCTCGTCGCGCTGGCGGGCTGTGCCGTGCTCCAGTCGCGCGAGGACTAA